DNA from Variovorax sp. PBL-H6:
GCCCTCGCTGCACCGCATGCCGGGTTCGCTCACGGCTTCTTCAGTGCCCGCTGGCGCCGGAGGCCCCGATGCCGGTCTCCGACCGCACCTGTTGCGCGAGGAAGCCCTGCTTGTCGATGTCGCTGCGCTTGCTGCTGTCCAGCAGCGAGAAGATCCAGATGCCGAGGAAGCCGATGGTCATCGAGAACAGGCAGGGCGAGGCGTAGGGGAAGAAGGCCGAACCTTGCGGGTGGCCGAGCGTCGCCTCCCACACCGACGGCGAGACCACGGTCAGCGCCACCGAGGAAATCAGCCCGAGGAAGCCGCCGATCACCGCGCCACGCGTCGTGCAGCCCTTCCACAGCACCGACATGAACAGCACCGGGAAGTTCGCCGAAGCCGCGATGGCGAAGGCCAGCGAGACCATGAACGCGATGTTCTGCTTCTCGAAGACGATGCCGAGCAGCACCGCCAGGATGCCGAGCGCGACGGTGGTGATGCGCGTGACGCGCAGCTCCGAGGCGCTGTCGGCCTTCCCGTTCTTGACGACGGTGGCGTACAGGTCGTGCGAGACCGCCGAGGCACCCGACAGCGTGAGGCCGGCGACGACCGCGAGGATGGTCGCGAAGGCCACCGCCGAGATGAAGCCGAGGAACACATTGCCGCCCACCGCGTTGGCGAGGTGGATGGCCGCCATGTTCCCGCCGCCGATCAGGCCGCCCTTGGCGTCGACGAACTGGGCGTTCGTGAGCACGAAGGTGATGGCGCCGAAGCCGATGATGAAGGTGAGCAGGTAGAAGTAGCCGATCCAGCCGGTCGCCCACATCACCGACTTGCGCGCCTCCTTGGCGCTCGGCACGGTGAAGAAGCGCATCAGGATGTGCGGCAGGCCGGCCGTGCCGAACATCAGCGCCATGCCGAAGGAGATGGCCGAGATCGGGTCCTTGACGAAGTTGCCGGGCCCCATGATCGACTGGCCGATGGCCGCTGCCGTCTGCGCTGTCTTGCCGTCCTTCAGCGCCAGGTCGGTCTTGACCTTCACCGCGCCGGCGAACATCGCCTCCGGGCTGAAGCCGAAATGCCACAGCACCGAGAGCGCCATGAAGGTGGCGCCGCCCAGCAGCAGGCAGGCCTTGATGATCTGGACCCACGTCGTCGCTGTCATGCCGCCGAAGAGCACGTAGACCATCATCAGCGAGCCGACGATCACGACTGCGATCCAGTACTCGAGGCCGAACAGCAGCTTGATCAGCTGGCCGGCGCCCACCATTTGCGCGATCAGGTAGAAGGCCACCACCACCAGCGTGCCGGAGGCCGCGAAGATCCGCACCGGCGCCTGCTTGAAGCGGAAGGCCGCCACGTCGGCGAAGGTGAACTTGCCCAGGTTGCGCAGCCGCTCCGCCATCAGGAAGGTGATGACCGGCCAGCCGACCAGGAAGCCGATGGAGTAGATCAGCCCGTCGTAGCCGGCAGCCATCACCGCCGCCGAGATGCCGAGGAAGGAGGCCGCCGACATGTAGTCGCCCGCGATCGCCAGGCCGTTCTGGAAGCCGGTGATGCCGCCGCCGGCGGTGTAGAAGTCGGCGGCCGACTTGGTCTTCGCTGCTGCCCACTTGGTGATGAAAAGTGTGCCGAGGACGAACATGCCGAACATGCCGATGGCCGTCCAGTTGGTCGCCTGCTTCTGGGTCTGGCCGAGATCGGCCCCGGCCGCCCACGCCGCCGCGCAGGCGGCGAACAGGGCAGCGACTGTGAGCGCGCGGCGCGCGGAGTGCCAATGCAGCTTCATTTGAGGGCTCCCTTGGCCACGGCCTCTGACAGGGTGTCGAACTCGGCATTGGCGCGCTTCACGTAGTAGGCGGTGATCGCGATCGTGAAGACAATGACGCCGAAGCCGATCGGGATGCCCAGCGTCATCACGCCTTCGCCCATCCGCTGCGCGAGGAAGGGCTTGTTGAAGGCCACCAGCAGGACGAAGCCGTAATACACGAGCAGCATCACCAGGGTGAGCATCCAGCCGAAGCGCGTGCGCCTCGCCTTGAGCGTCTGGTATTGGGGGTGGCTGGCAATGCGCCGAACCAGATCGTCGTCCATGGGGTCTCCTTCAAGGGTGGATGGGCGACGCCATTGGAAGCTGCGGCGCGGAATGCGCCTTTGCGCTAGCGCAAGGTCTTTGGATGTCGTGCAGCCGGGATCGTCTGCATCGACTGCCCGACTGTTGAGCCATATCAACACACTGTCCGTCGAGCGGCGATAACGTCTTGTCTCCATCATCGAAGGAGATCACATGGCAGCCCTGGATCGCTCCGGCGCGCTCTCGCTCGACTTGCCTTTTATGGACCGCGCCCGCGAGGAGTTCATCCGGCTCCTGACCCGGGTCGACGAGGCCGACAACACCCGGTTGCCCTCGGCCTGGAACGACCTGGTCGAGTGCGCCGCCGAAAACTTCGCGCGCGAGGAAGTCTGGATGCGGGCGACGGGCCATGCATCGCGGAAAGACCACGATATCCAGCATCGCGTGGTGCTGGGGGTCATGCGCGAAGGTGCGTTGCAGGCCGGGGAAGGCAGGCTGTTGCAGGTGCGCGAGATGGCGCGCCAACTCAGGAGCTGGTACGCAAGGCATGTCCAGACCCTGGATGCCGCGCTCGCTCTCCATTTGCGTGGCGCTCGATTCGAACCCGCGAACGCCGGGGCCGCCGGGGCCGCCGCCAAGGCTGCGCCCCCCGTGTGGTCTGCGCTGCGCGAAGCGGTGGAGCACGTTTCCTCGGACTGACCCAGGTCAGGAATTCAGCCCGGCGCACGCGATGTCGACGGGTAGGGGCGAGTTCAACCGGGCTGGCCGTCCAGGCGCGGTCGCGTCAGCACAGGCCAGTAGCGCACTGCGTACAGGCCGAAGCCCCCGCTCCAGAACGCGGCAGAGGCGAGCACGGCGGTGATCGTTTGCGCCGGTGCGAACAGCGGCACCACGATCCGCACCAGCGCCGCGAGCAGAACCAGCAGGAAGCAGGCGGTGTCGAACGCGTCGGCGCGCAGGACCCGGGCCGTGTGACCTCGTGCCGTGCGGACCATCATCCCGATGATGAGTCCCCCTGCCGCTCCCACGGTCAGCGCGTGGGTCGCCAGGGAGGGGGACACCCAGCCATGCGACGCCAGCGCTCGCAAGGCGAGGTGCACGGGAATCCATGCGTAGGCCAGGTGCAGCACCAGGACGAGCGTGTCGTCCACGGACTTCCAGGGCCGCCAAAGCAGCCATCGCACCAGATGCGCGAGCGCCGCGACGAGCGCGACAGCGGCCACGACCGTGGGCGGCAGGCCCAGCGCATCGGTCAAGAAGAGGGCGAGCACGGCGCCGAGCGCCGCCCGCTCGACCAGGGGCCGGCGCGTCGCGTTGGCACCCGCAACGGCATTGTTGGTGAACATCGGGATCACCCGGCCGCCCATCACCGCCATGATGAACAGCAAGGTGTCCAGCGCCAGCTGGATGCCGATCCATGCCGGCACCCGGATCACCCCGAGCGCCGAAAGATGAAACGCCAGTGCCGCCCCGGACAGCAACAGCAGCAAACCGATGAAGAAGTAATTGCGGCGGTTGCGCGCGCCCACGAGTGGAATGGCCAGCGCGACCGCGCTCGCCAGCGGAAACGCCGCGTTCACGAGCGCGGCTGTCCAACCCAGAGGCGTGAGCACGAGGATGCGCCCTGCCACCCAGAGCGCCGCGAGGGCGGCCAGCGGCAGGCCCGTGGGCGTCGGCCGGCCGGACCAGTTGCGTCCCGCGGTGAACAGGAATCCGACGATCACGGCGAGCGCGAAGCCGAACAGCATCTCGTGCGCGTGCCACAGCGGCCCCTGGAGATAGGCCAGCGGCAGCCACCCGGCGAACTGCACCGCCCACAGACCGATGGAGAGGGCTGCGAAGGTGCTGGCCAGCAGGTAGAAGGGCCGGAAGCCGAGTTGCCACAGGGCAAAGCCCGATTGAAGGTCTACCGGTGCTTGCGAGGGTTTGATTGCGATGTAGGGGGCCAAATGGACCACCTTCTTACGGCGCGTGGCCCAGTTCGGAGACGTAGCGCTCCACCACGGGCCGCTCCGGGCCCGCCTTGTAGGCCAGCATCGTGCCCAGGCTGATGAAGCACAGCGGCTTCTCGTGCTCGTCCAGGTCGAACAACGAGCGCAGTCCGGCCGACTCCATCGTCCTGCCCGAGGTCAGCGCCGACTCGTAGCCCAGGACGGTCGCGGTCAGAAGCATGTTCTGGATGGCGCATCCGGCCGACAGGATCCGCTCGATGTCCGGTACTTCCCCGGCGCCGGGGCCCAGCCGCACGATCGCCAGCATCAGGACCGGCGCCTGGAATGCCTTGTCGCGCGCTCTTCCGCGCTCGTCCGGCGTGGCTGCGGCATCGTGTTCCTGCAGGGACTGCGCGAACACCTCGGCGAGCCGCTCTCTCTCACGCGGCGGAACGATGACGAAGCGCCACGGCACCAGGCCGCCATGGTCGGGCGCCGCGGCCGCGGCACCCAGGATCTGATCGAGTTCGGCCCGCTCGGGCCCCGGGGCACCCAGCCGCTTGGGAAGCACGGTACGGCGTGCGTGCAGGAGGTGGGCCAGTTGCCGCCCCGTGATGGGCGGGTCGGCGGCCGACCCGCGAGGGTCCGTTTCAGTAGACATGTGGAAGTCCCCATCAAGCTTCACCCACAGCTTCCCAGATGACCGCACTGCGTGCAATGGTCGCAGCCGGCCTTGCGGATCATTGTGTGGGCACCCCATTTCTAGATGACCCGGGAAAAGCGGGCGCGCTTGCGGTCGGTTTGCAGATAGCGATCGAAGACCATGGCCACGGCCCGCACGAAGAACCAGCCGGTATCGGTCACAGTGAGATCGCGCTCGGTCACCCGGACCAGTCCGTCTGCCTCGAGCTGGCGCAGGGCGTCCAGTTCGGGCGCGAAGTACTCGCTGAAGTTGATCAGGTGAGCGATGGCGACCGACTCGAAGTCCACGTACCCTTGGCACATGATGGCCATGATCACCGTACGGCGCAGTACATCGTCGCGCGACAGCGCCAGCCCGCGCGCCACCGGCAGACGTCCCTGATCGAGAAGGTCGTAGTAGTCCTCCAGGGATTTCGCATTCTGGCTGTACGTGCTGCCGACCCTTCCGATCGCCGACACGCCGAGCGCGACCAGGTCGCAGTCCGGATGCGTGCTGTACCCCTGGAAGTTGCGGTGCAGCCGGCCCTGGCGCCTGGCGATGGCCAGGCTGTCGTCCGGCAACGCGAAATGGTCCATGCCGATGTAGACGTAGCCGGCGGCCGTGAGCGCGCGGATGGAGCGCGACAGCATCTCGATCTTCGTGGCCGCGAAGGGCAACTCGCTGGTGGCGATCCGTCGCTGCGGCTTGAACCTTTCGGGCAGATGCGCGTAGGCGTAGAGCGCGATGCGGTCGGGCCGCAGCGCGCAAATCTGCGCGAGCGTCCGGTCGAAGGATGCGGCGGTCTGCCGCGGCAGCCCGTAGATCAGGTCGACGTTGACGGACTGGAACTGCAGTGCGCGTGCCGATGCGACGAGATCGAAGACCTGCTGGGCAGGCTGGATGCGATGAACCGCCTGCTGGACGGCCGGGTCGAAGTCCTGGACACCGAAGCTCAGG
Protein-coding regions in this window:
- a CDS encoding cation acetate symporter, encoding MKLHWHSARRALTVAALFAACAAAWAAGADLGQTQKQATNWTAIGMFGMFVLGTLFITKWAAAKTKSAADFYTAGGGITGFQNGLAIAGDYMSAASFLGISAAVMAAGYDGLIYSIGFLVGWPVITFLMAERLRNLGKFTFADVAAFRFKQAPVRIFAASGTLVVVAFYLIAQMVGAGQLIKLLFGLEYWIAVVIVGSLMMVYVLFGGMTATTWVQIIKACLLLGGATFMALSVLWHFGFSPEAMFAGAVKVKTDLALKDGKTAQTAAAIGQSIMGPGNFVKDPISAISFGMALMFGTAGLPHILMRFFTVPSAKEARKSVMWATGWIGYFYLLTFIIGFGAITFVLTNAQFVDAKGGLIGGGNMAAIHLANAVGGNVFLGFISAVAFATILAVVAGLTLSGASAVSHDLYATVVKNGKADSASELRVTRITTVALGILAVLLGIVFEKQNIAFMVSLAFAIAASANFPVLFMSVLWKGCTTRGAVIGGFLGLISSVALTVVSPSVWEATLGHPQGSAFFPYASPCLFSMTIGFLGIWIFSLLDSSKRSDIDKQGFLAQQVRSETGIGASGASGH
- a CDS encoding nitroreductase family protein, encoding MSTETDPRGSAADPPITGRQLAHLLHARRTVLPKRLGAPGPERAELDQILGAAAAAPDHGGLVPWRFVIVPPRERERLAEVFAQSLQEHDAAATPDERGRARDKAFQAPVLMLAIVRLGPGAGEVPDIERILSAGCAIQNMLLTATVLGYESALTSGRTMESAGLRSLFDLDEHEKPLCFISLGTMLAYKAGPERPVVERYVSELGHAP
- a CDS encoding NnrS family protein → MAPYIAIKPSQAPVDLQSGFALWQLGFRPFYLLASTFAALSIGLWAVQFAGWLPLAYLQGPLWHAHEMLFGFALAVIVGFLFTAGRNWSGRPTPTGLPLAALAALWVAGRILVLTPLGWTAALVNAAFPLASAVALAIPLVGARNRRNYFFIGLLLLLSGAALAFHLSALGVIRVPAWIGIQLALDTLLFIMAVMGGRVIPMFTNNAVAGANATRRPLVERAALGAVLALFLTDALGLPPTVVAAVALVAALAHLVRWLLWRPWKSVDDTLVLVLHLAYAWIPVHLALRALASHGWVSPSLATHALTVGAAGGLIIGMMVRTARGHTARVLRADAFDTACFLLVLLAALVRIVVPLFAPAQTITAVLASAAFWSGGFGLYAVRYWPVLTRPRLDGQPG
- the hemN gene encoding oxygen-independent coproporphyrinogen III oxidase; this encodes MPVTPAPAPTTASEPASAQSISAEVLARFDVSGPRYTSYPTADRFVEAFGPADYGDAARQRRLGISASKAPISLYVHIPFCASLCYYCACNKIITRHQSRAREYLQYLEKEIALHQAHLGPRTPVSQLHLGGGTPTFLSDDELTELMRMLRDAFSFAPDGEYSIEIDPRTVDAGRLAHLARLGFNRLSFGVQDFDPAVQQAVHRIQPAQQVFDLVASARALQFQSVNVDLIYGLPRQTAASFDRTLAQICALRPDRIALYAYAHLPERFKPQRRIATSELPFAATKIEMLSRSIRALTAAGYVYIGMDHFALPDDSLAIARRQGRLHRNFQGYSTHPDCDLVALGVSAIGRVGSTYSQNAKSLEDYYDLLDQGRLPVARGLALSRDDVLRRTVIMAIMCQGYVDFESVAIAHLINFSEYFAPELDALRQLEADGLVRVTERDLTVTDTGWFFVRAVAMVFDRYLQTDRKRARFSRVI
- a CDS encoding DUF485 domain-containing protein; its protein translation is MDDDLVRRIASHPQYQTLKARRTRFGWMLTLVMLLVYYGFVLLVAFNKPFLAQRMGEGVMTLGIPIGFGVIVFTIAITAYYVKRANAEFDTLSEAVAKGALK
- a CDS encoding bacteriohemerythrin — translated: MAALDRSGALSLDLPFMDRAREEFIRLLTRVDEADNTRLPSAWNDLVECAAENFAREEVWMRATGHASRKDHDIQHRVVLGVMREGALQAGEGRLLQVREMARQLRSWYARHVQTLDAALALHLRGARFEPANAGAAGAAAKAAPPVWSALREAVEHVSSD